The Daucus carota subsp. sativus chromosome 7, DH1 v3.0, whole genome shotgun sequence genome window below encodes:
- the LOC135147983 gene encoding F-box/kelch-repeat protein At3g17530-like: protein MSIAAVAPVSNNGVSTTTFHDLPEETTAEIFSRLSVKDLIKSSSVNKAWYSLINNPSFISSQIRKAVNFCDDNAVLIIPPFISHQNYCSLISADTSRVIEKFDIPFVTKSGSLKLIAQVDGMLLLTDLHIDYAARELYLWNPFVRRHRVLVSSCFKRLLDDREKSYYVVGMGYDKGTDDYKVIRIVYVQDGKGKQFGEVAPKVEVYSLRKNTWKKMGDSRVPRLVNEMGAYVDGRYYWLFGEFNVPNRVPRLFGVIAPFKLMSFEGSLALCTLDPDCYNLVPPKYPFPIWLRRQRKGVGSWVLLATAVLKQYGHPLNITKTGTLIVESFQSQRPDETHIVSINFKSRISKYHGYGKHGGPDVSREVLAPSTVDTSFPQSLIMYEGGKSLLKYAK, encoded by the exons ATGTCAATTGCTGCAGTAGCCCCAGTAAGCAACAATGGAGTCTCAACGACGACGTTTCATGATCTCCCTGAAGAAACCACCGCTGAAATCTTCTCAAGACTCTCTGTAAAAGACCTAATCAAATCAAGCTCAGTGAACAAAGCATGGTACTCTCTTATCAACAACCCATCTTTTATTTCCTCTCAAATTCGGAAAGCTGTTAACTTTTGTGATGATAATGCTGTGCTTATAATCCCCCCTTTTATCTCTCACCAAAATTACTGCTCTTTAATCTCTGCTGATACTTCTCGAGTTATCGAAAAATTCGACATTCCCTTTGTTACCAAGAGTGGCAGTTTGAAGCTAATTGCGCAAGTAGATGGAATGCTTTTGTTAACTGATTTGCATATAGATTATGCTGCTAGGGAGTTGTATTTGTGGAACCCTTTTGTTAGGAGACATAGGGTTCTTGTTTCGAGTTGTTTTAAGAGGCTTTTGGATGATAGGGAGAAGAGTTATTATGTTGTCGGGATGGGGTATGATAAGGGTACGGATGATTATAAGGTTATTAGGATTGTTTACGTTCAGGATGGAAAGGGGAAGCAGTTTGGAGAGGTGGCTCCGAAGGTTGAGGTTTATAGTTTGAGGAAGAACACGTGGAAGAAGATGGGGGATTCTCGGGTTCCGAGGCTTGTTAATGAAATGGGGGCTTATGTTGATGGTAGGTACTACTGG TTGTTTGGGGAATTTAATGTGCCAAATCGTGTTCCCCGTCTATTTGGAGTTATTGCCCCGTTTAAGCTCATGAGTTTTGAAGGTTCACTCGCTCTTTGTACTTTGGACCCAGATTGCTACAATCTAGTGCCTCCCAAGTATCCTTTTCCTATATGGTTGAGGAGGCAACGAAAAGGTGTAGGCTCTTGGGTTCTACTTGCTACAGCTGTGCTCAAACAATATGGGCATCCTTTGAATATTACAAAGACTGGAACTCTTATAGTAGAGTCATTCCAATCGCAGCGTCCTGATGAAACGCACATAGTCTCTATTAATTTTAAGAGCAGGATTTCTAAATATCATGGATATGGTAAGCACGGGGGTCCAGATGTTTCCCGTGAAGTCCTTGCTCCATCTACTGTAGACACCTCGTTTCCACAGAGTCTAATCATGTACGAGGGAGGCAAATCACTGTTGAAATATGCAAAGTGA